GAACGGTTCGAAGCATAGTAAGAATCTGAAAGCAGAGGAAGCTAATAAGAATGGTGAAGGAGCAGTTCAAGTTGAGAGTGGGAGGAAAGTGATGGTTGTGGTGGACACAACTTCACAATCAAAGAACGCTCTTCAATGGGCATTAACACATTGTGTTCAAGATGAAGACAATATCACTCTCCTCCATGTTACAAGAACACCCGTAGGACAAGGTATCTATActaataatttttatgtataCTCTATGTTTATGTCTTGAAAGAGATGACATGAACCAGCCAAAACTGGAACCATATTCTATCTTTCCTGAATAAAATATGAGAACCGACTCTTTTGGGTTATTAGGCTAATCGGGCCTCAGATTTTGTTTTGCGCTTGTGCGGCCcaatgttagtttttttttgtttttttttaaaaaaaatctaatttcaGGGTGTATTGTTATAATAagtgttttttcaaaaaagggGTTTAGAATTTATGTAACTTTGTTTTAGTCTTACAgattattaattagaaaagaataaatctaaattaatttgcttttttagacaaattaaaaaaacgagaaaaatgatttatttattacttttttttttttccaaatctcATTGAACAAAATTTTCGATGgtaaatttgattttactatttccgtatttattttgtttgttaggaatTTTTGGACCTAGCCGAGAATTAGCATATGCTTTGACATCTAAGTCTCTAATTAACTAACATGTGTATATATTATGGTTAATAGCTATCGATGAGACACAAAGGGAGAGAAACTCCAGGGCTCATGAACTAGTTCATCCATTGAAGAACTTTTGCCAACTGAAGAAACCTAACGTAAGCTCTCTTGGTTACAAACGAACTGATATTGATGATTCAAAAGTTCTCCTTCTTTGACTCTAGAGTTAATTTGTGTGGGTTTTATTTTCAGGTCAAAACGGAGATAGTGGTGGTGGAGACGGCAGAGGAGAAAGGGAAGACGATAGTTGAGGAATCAAAGAAACAAGGGGCAGGCGTTTTGGTTTTAGGGCAGAGAAAGAGAACCTCTAAATGGCGCGTGATCTGGAAATGGCGTGCAAAGGGAGGAATGGGAGGAGGAGTTGTTGAGTATTGTATTCATAACTCCGATTGTATGGCTATTGCCGTAAGGAAGAAAAGTAACAATGGAGGTTACTTGATCACCACGAAACGTCACAAAGATTTCTGGCTCCtggcttaattttttttattacaccAAACCAACCACATTGATCCCCAaacccttttttattttgtaatcgaaacgaatcttcaaaaaaaaaaaacatgttcatGGATATGATTAATGATTGATGGTCTGTATTCGTCAAAAGAATTAATTTGTTATCATGTAAAGACTTATTTGTCAACGTTTGTTCAATTGTGTTCAGCATCAAAATATAAAGCTTTATCAGgattcaagaaaaacaaaaaaaagatataagcAGATGAGAAGTTACATAGatcaaaatgattttattaatattggTGTTTCATAAGAAACTTTCTAATCATACTTATTAACGTTTCATCATAAGACATAATATACCTCGaagtaataatattagtatattatgtcAACATACTACGTTCATACGTTGCGAGATGATTACCAATTCCTATATTTCCTCCTCCACGCCCGAATTGAAATCGGTAAACACATGTCTTGACGACAGCTCCGACGGTGATGACTGAAGTTGTGACGGCGGTTATTGTGAAACTGGCGTTGATGCCTATTATAGCGAGAATACACAGGACAATAATACCAAAGAGACCCATGAgattttgtttatcttctttcttcttctagtttttTTGGTAAGAGCAATTATGTGATACATATATAGTTGAATTGTTTGCACATATAGTTGTATTGTATGGAATACTGAAATTTATTGTCTCATTAGAACAACGAataacggcgccaaattgatagttgggttttcacccagggtatcaattccctatgcagttgtagtacaaagggttatcaatccaaatggttgtttattgctaacaggaaggatatgatcaggacaatacaagtcaagccaagcagatagggtttttgttctaacagtctt
The Camelina sativa cultivar DH55 chromosome 6, Cs, whole genome shotgun sequence genome window above contains:
- the LOC104790130 gene encoding universal stress protein PHOS32-like, which encodes MGKPAGYWVNKIRTSFKGGSSSSKSLDEGSTSGSRKNGSKHSKNLKAEEANKNGEGAVQVESGRKVMVVVDTTSQSKNALQWALTHCVQDEDNITLLHVTRTPVGQAIDETQRERNSRAHELVHPLKNFCQLKKPNVKTEIVVVETAEEKGKTIVEESKKQGAGVLVLGQRKRTSKWRVIWKWRAKGGMGGGVVEYCIHNSDCMAIAVRKKSNNGGYLITTKRHKDFWLLA